The genomic window TGGCTGGGAGAGTTTGTGTAATCATAGGGCAATTTTACTGACATGGGTCTCAGCCAAGTCTCATGTTGTCCTCTCCTCATGGAGAGGAAAGGTGAATAAGCCCCAGCAAAAGAAATCAGTTGTCTCTGATTTTAGATAAGGTGTGAGAAGGGGATTCCAAATAGAAACAGAGATCCTTTTGAATTTCTAtgtttttcttggctttttctcAACCTGGTGCAGTTTAAGGTcctcttttccaagctgctcTTTAAGAGTGGGCTGATTCATCGAGTTACACTGTAGACTCACACAAGAAACCGAGACTGATcctgttccctccctctctgccagGAGGATGCCGTGACGAGGTATTTTGATGGGCTCGTGCAGTACGGGGAGAGCTACGAGCACCGCATCCAGTTCAGTGGCAATGTCGACAGCGGGGACATCAGCATCACCATCAGCACCGTGACCATGGAGGACAACGGGACCTACGCCTGCAGCGTTCGCCTCCGGAACGACCCGCCCCGCCAGTCCGCGCTCCTGGATCTCTTCGTCCTCGGTGAGGGGACAGAGGCAAAGCCACGCCCCTGTTAGACACAACTGCCCTCCCTCTAATGTCCACATTGGTTTAAGCAACCGATTttctaataggaaaaaaaagttgtcatCCCCAATTCCACCTTTGGTCTTTTCCTACTCCTATGGAAGGATGCTGGGAGGCGTAGAGCGCGCAACTCCCTCAGACAGCTGGCTGTAGAAAACAGCCTTTAGGGCTGTACAGCTCACTTTCCTAATAATCCAGGCATCATTACAGGGCTTTCCTCATCCCCCCTGTGACCTGTCATATCCTAGTTATCAAAGGATGGGTTATCTAGCACTATTAGACATATCCCAAAAAGTATCTTGCTATTTCTTCTAGGCTTTCCAGTGccaaaaagggagaaataaatTAGATACGAATTCGCTTTAAGTTcctttaagaagaaaatggcAGGTGCAAGACCAGCTTCTGTTTGCAAGAATAAAAACCACACATGCAGATGGGCTGAAACAGAAACTGATCCTGATTAATACAattacttccttttttcttccttcagttgCACCATCCAAACCTGAATGCAAGATTCTGGGGACAACACAATATGGACAGACAATCAACCTAACCTGCGTTTCTCATGAGGGCTCCCCAGAGCCCAAATACACCTGGAAAGGCTTCAATGTACAAAATGAGCCCCGTGTGCTGCCAAATGCAGAAGGTACGGGAAATTCAAAGACATCAAGTCATTGAGGTCTCTGCATATGAGGgctggaaagattttaaaatgcaagtaCAAAAACACTATTAAGGTTTTTTCTAGGATGTTCTCTGAACAGGTTTCTGAAAAGTTGTCCTTTTGATACAAGACATGCTCAGGAGTAACTAACTTAGCAGGGGGGAAAGGACTCTTAGCTGAAGTAAGAATGGTCAGAAAGATTTTAACTTCAGTTCTCCCCTGGTGAGAAAGCTGGATCGCTCTGGAAGCGGCCAAAAGTAGTTATTTCTCAATTGCTGGGAGTAAAGGGGGCATAACATGAGAAACAACATCGAGTTTCCTAAGTGTCTTTACATCCCAGCTTGCTTGACAACGTGCAGATCTCTTTCTAAAgtgaaggaaacaaaagctgGCTCTGGAAGCTACTTTCCTGCCAGAGATGACTCCTCACCTAGAGGAAGAGGGTATGAGAAAGTTACACCATTCCTGCTTCAAGCATAAAGAAGGCTTCTTTAGGACTGACACACAGGCcctaatattttatttgctttcattttaagtcagaatctggaaggaaaaaggacCTGAATTCCCACAACAGGACCCTGACAGAACTGTTTATACAGAAATCAGGGTTTAATACTGTTTTAAGTGTAGCAGTGACAGAGGACTCAGATTTATTCCATTAAAcaactttgttttttcctggcCTGTCCAGCTTCAGGAAGACTGAGTGGCTGTACCTACCCTTCCTGGTTTAAGGGAAGTAAACTAAAGATGGTGAGACTCTACAGGATATTCCACACTCACGAGTCGATTCTTGCATAAAATATGCAAAGGACGAAGCATCACCGCGGGCAGGAACTTCATTCATTTCATTGGCCACTAAGTGGTGCCAGCGCATcacacacagccctgagcacatcGGGAcgtgtcacagcagcagcttctgctgtcaCCCTGTCCTTCCCGGGGACAGGACTCTCTGCTGGCCCATTCCCACCTCATTTCTACTTGGCCATGGGTGCTCTGATGAAAGCAATGTGACGACTGTCCCCTGgtgccccaggctggctggATGCCCTCCTATCACTACGGGCAATTTCCTTCTGTGCTGAGCAAGTCCCACTGCTGCAAAGTGTGCAGAACCCCCTCAGGAGACACTCCAGTGCTGACAGTACCTGACCCACATTTTTCCCTATTTGACCCACTCAATTATTTTTGATTTGATAGGAGGATTCAAATTCCACTTCTAGACTGAGACTTTGAGAGCTACAAAcatcccacacacacacaccaaaaacaAAGGAGGGAGACAAGCAAGTACAAGGAGTATATAGAgactaaaagaaaatgaaaattaaaaaaaaaatatcaagcCCATGGTCTGTCACTTCTCAGTTTGCATGCTCTTCTATTATCTGGCACTAGGTGCCAGCAAATACTAAACATAAAAAAGTGAGATCACAGGGAAAATAGGAAAGTCACTGAAAGTTTTCAGGCTTTTGCTTTCAGAGCAGGGATCTGGACCTTTCTCACAAGCAAAACGCATGGACTACACATAACCAACATCAGCTGGAGATGTACCAAACAAACTGACTGCCTGAGCAGACAGAGCTAAGCTTCAGCCTGTGGTTCGGAGCTGTGTGAGGTTggacagaaagcagcagcatcactgtAATCATGTCTCTGCAGttcttttccatcatttattTACACAGCCTCTGTGGCCTCTCCGAGACTAGAAAACTTTCCCCCCCACTGCTAAATAATTCATATCTGAAATCATAAGAGCTGCAGGATTGAAGAGCTTTCTCTTGTTTAACAAGTAAATTCATCAGTTCTCAGAGCCAGGGGCTGGTTTGGGCATCTGACATTTCTCAAAATccaatgccaaaaaaaaaaaccccaactttctCAAGCACAGACACTTCTTTACCCTCCACCtacaattttctttctaaaaggaATGTTCAAATACCACATGTTCCCTGTAATCAAAACAGCACACTTCTGTTTATCCTCCCACAAATCGCACTAAAACCTAGGGATGAGCATGGCAGCTCCCAAGCAAGACAGAGCAATCCATCAGCTTTAATAACCTCTCATCACTCCAACCACCCTGGGCTGGAACTGGagggctgctgttgctgcttccttccctgctttaattcttttttttgggCCTGATTTGTGTTTCACAACAGGGCAGCAAATAACTTTGACGAACATCTCAGCAGACACCTCTGGCTTTTACATCTGCACTTCAACAAACATTGTGGGAACAGAATTTTGCAACATGACAGTCAGCGTTGTGCCACGTAAGAGATGGGGCTGCCTGGGGGAAGAGGAGTACCAGACAGAGTATCTTAGCTCAGAGTCAAAGCTTTAATGGAGGGGAATGGTGGTATCTGCTTTCTGCACACCTTTAAGAGAGACCCTCTCCACTGGTTTACATGCTAGTAGAACACTCACCAACTCATCGGGTTAGttcaaaaatgacagaaaagctCTACAGAGTCAGACAGCACTGAGTTTGCAATGCCTGAAACTAAACCTTATAAAGAAGAGCAGTTGTTCAGATGCCGGGGCTCCTCCCTGTTAAGTAGCTAATTAACTGCTCCTGTACTACCTAGTACAGAATTATTTCCAGGTGCTGTAGTCAAATAAATGTGGCTTCTACTCAGTCTGGATCTGGTGTGGGGATTTGAAGTCCAGTGATTGTGCTGATCCTATTTGACATCATTTTCCCTGCTAATTCCTCCCTTCCATGCAGCATCCATGAACATAGCTCTGTATGCTGGCATCATTGGGGGAGTTGTTGCTGCCATTGTGGTGATTGGGATCATTgcctactgctgctgctgccggtcAGGCAAAGACACTGACTACGAGATGACGTGAGTACCTCTCCCTATAGGAGTGAGTGGAACAGGTGAAGggctctccttttccctccagcCTCAACAGATGGAGTGGAAAGCaggggagaaaacagaaatttggGAAAGCATGGACTGCTTTCTCCTTTCAGTGCCTACCCCAGTAGCTCCCATCTCTCCTCAGGGGACATGCCCAGGAGCCCCAGACACCTTTGTGTCTCTGGGTAGAACCAAAGTATTCAAACCTTGGATCACACATGCTATGAAAAAACCAAGCAGCTCATATACATCTTGCATCACTAGCAAGACTGAATTTGTGGACTTCAGTTTGGTACAGCTCCAGATCAGCTTAGAGCAGTGCAAAACTATTCTAACACAAAATCTCTTCAGTGAGGTTTCTGGCTGGTTTTGATTAACATCTCCACTCCTGAACAATGTTTCAGGGTGCAAGAAGACAGAAGTGAACCCTCCAGGCAGACGCCAACGAGGCATGAGAGGCATGAGAGCACAGAGGAGGACGTGGAGAACGTGTGAATAAAGAAGCCACTGCCATCTCCAGGATCTGCTGAGGCACAGACATCACTGTAGAAAAGAAATCAACCCCTTTCTTACTGCAAGAAGTTGAATTATAAAATGAAAGCCAAAGGCTCTGCCTTCAAGTTCTGTGAGAAAGCATTCTTGCTTCCCTGGAAAGAAGTGCTTGGTGTACAGTGAGCACTACCACACACTCTCATAGCAGAAAAATGCACGTGGAGCACTGCTGCACCCAGTCATCCAAAAATAACCAGTCTTCCAGACTTCCCactttctgaaaaaagaaaccagtCAGGTCTATTTGGAGAACAGAGGAATAGAGTTGCTGATGTATCCCCAGATCCACAAAAGGTTTCAAGGTCACCAACTTCGACTGATCAAGGAAGGGTGATTTTGTTCACTGTGTCATGCAAATGTCACAGCTTTCACCGCTGTCCAACACAGAAACTTTTTTCATGGAAGTTGAAGCAAGACgatttttaaaggcattttattAAATGGGTTATTTGTATATATTATACATGCACACAGAAATAAACatatggaaaatattaataGATGACCAGTGAGTCTCCTGTTTGGGGCAACAGTGCATACTGAAGTCACAGAAAAGGTAAGAACTTAGATGGGGAGCTGATTAGAACTAGAAACAGTCTAGTACCTATTTATTGTCAGACTCCTGAATTCTGAGTTCTAGCTCCCAGAGTTCTTAATTTTCATTACATTATTCTTTCCTCCTGATTGTTGCATGGGCATGTCAGAAAGAGTCccttgctcctgctgcttctgaaaaaatGACAGTGTGAGAGCATGTACATGACAAGtacctctttaaaaaaaaaaaaggcagggggaaggggaaggaagagggaaaaatccatttttattcaaaactgTAGCAATTTAATCAGAAGCACTCTATGTGCAAGATGTGTGCAAATGTGGAGAGAACTCCTGCCACTGGTCTCTTTGGAAGAGAATGGACTGTCCATCCCCAAGGATGGGCATTAAAGCTAAGTAACAGCTGGTTTAGGGTTGGTTGCCTTCTttgcagtaaaatatttatCCTTTCAAAACTCCTTATTGCATCTTCAACTTTGGGAGTTTCAGAAACTTACAGCAATGCCTCCCACATACCCTTTAGCCCCAAATAGTTACTGtaataaaaatctaaaatttaaCTTCAAAGGAGAACCAGCAATCCTCCTACACATGACCAGCATTTTCTAGACTTCAAACTATGAAAATCACCCTACCAGAACTGTAATTCTGGCTTGCTTTCTGGCTGCCTTTGTTTTACATAATACTTAAAATACAATTACTCGTTTGTAGTGCAATAACAACTGCAAAGACCAACAACAGGAGTTCTTTACAAAGAACACACAAATCTAAATCTCTCTGGCAATGGACAGCCTGAAAGGCAAGACATCCTGAGGACCTTTTCTCATGATGTGTgacaaaacactgcaaaaatgGATGGCTAAAAAAGAACATtgcacagagaagctgaaggCAGATAAAAATGAAGTGCATAGCTCAGAAGCAGAGCTGGTATGCATTCTATTCTCATTGTAACAAGCAAGTATAGTGTGAATTATCTAATTACCACTGTAACACATTTCTACTGTGAAACAAAAGCTACTTCTTTTATAAATGTTACAGACATTAGTCAGCACAACCCGTTTCCTCCACTAAAACCCTGTGGCTGAAGAGGGCTTCTGCTGAGGGATGGATAACTCTGTGGATTCTCAAAGATCTTAACTGGAAAGTCCAGCAAAACGACTTGAAAATTATCACCAGAATAACACCAGAATATAGCCAGAAACTGTCTGTGGCCACTAAACCATTGTAATACTGTGCTACATGTCCTACACTCTTCACTTTTAGGATATGTGAGGCTTAATTGCTGTTTGTCAGCTGAAGTCTTCAGGTAACACTTGCACAGTGGTCATTTTAAGCAtaaaggaaaatgcagattACCAGACCTACACTAAGTTGTCTGAAGAAACCAGCCACAAAATAGAGAAGAGTTTATATAATGACCCCCAAACCTCCAATTCTCTGTAAGCAGATTCCATAAGAACtagcagaggaaaagcaagaGAGTTCAACTCAACGACCTTTAAAACAGAACTACTTGAAGTTTTGCAATGCTAAGCTTAGTTCTACACTGAGAAATAAACTAAGTGATACATGGAGATATGGCTGGGATAATTCAGTGCTGCTTATCACTtgttacctttttaaaaataccttggaAGTAGTGCACTTATCAGAATGCTTTATGTGTTTTTCCTCAACCAATTTGTTCAACCCCATCAGCCGGAaatacacaaatacacacattCCAACTCATACCTTATTCCAGGGTTTTCCTGCGACTGAATTCATTACTTGCCTGTCTTGTGTGTCTTTTGAAGCAGGAATAACTCCAGGAGTTACCTGTGGTATAGGCACAACCTTATGCAAAACTAAAACCAGCAATAATGTATTTGGAGGGAAGATAAATTAAGCTAGTGATACTTAACTAATTCCAAGGAGTTTATGTATACCCAACTTCAGTGACCACTTCCCTcaaaagggaggaaggagggacaAAATGTATGACCAGGCAGAAAAGTGAATTCCTACTTTATCCTTTACATAGCAACCAGTAAACTTCTGTTTAGTTATGGTTCAACTTTCTCTATTCGCAAACCTATCACAGAAAGCAAACAGGCTGGTCAGGCGTGATTTAGCACTGGCAAATCCATGCTGACTCTTTCCAGTCCCCCACTTCTCCTTCATGTACCCAAAAACACATTTCAAGAGGGCTTACTCCATGACTTTTCCAAGGAGTGCAGTGGAACTGAGAAGCCCAGAATTTCCTAGATCACCCTTTTGACAGATGGGTGCAGTATTCGCCTCCCATCGCTGTGGATTTCCTGTGCTCTCTGTGACCTTCCAAAGGTGAGAGAACAGCCTTGAAAAGGTGTCAGTCAGCTTCCTCAGCATCCTGGGATGCAGCCCATCTGGCTCTAGGGACTTGCATGGGTCTGGAACTTCTCCTGCTGTTCTCCTCCCTGAACCCTTCCTGAGTACAGATTTAAGAGCCCCTCTTGGAAACGACTGAAACAGAGAAGGTACTGAGCacctcagccttccctgcacTACCCCAGTCACATTACTAAGTCACTCACCCCATTCAGCACCGGGACCCTGTTCTTTTGTTCACTCTTTTACTGCTAACAAAGTCATAAAAGCTCTTCATTTTGACCCTGATCTCTTGTAAGCATCAACTCCAGATGAGCTTTAGTTTTCCAAACAACATCCCTACAGTCCTGGCCAGTGTTTATGGATTCTTTGGAGCCCAAACCTGCTTCAACCTCCCTTACACTGCACTAGGACTAGAATACAGCCACAAGATCCCTGTAAAGGCAAGAGAGTCTTCCCAATCAATCTCCCTGCATTCCTGGACTGCTCTTGTTGTTTGGGAGAAACCATCCTTAATGAACAGCCAACCTTAATGAACTCTACCCTACACAGTTGCCCTCAGGGATTCCACCCTTTCCCATCTACCACACAACCCCCCAGATCTGCTCTCACTGTCTTCTCCACTCTTCTCAGGATATTGGGAGGGATTTCCAGTATTACACACAAAAGCTGGTGCTCCCACAGCCCACTTCAAGACTCAGTACAGTGCACAATTCACAGCTTGTCAGAAAGACAAGAGTTAATTATCTCACCATCCTTGTTGCTAGAGCAACTGcactctttttctgtttatttgcatcatctgttccaggaaagacACCGAGGCAGTGTTCTGGCTGATGAAGTTCACAGTACAATGATCAAACCTCCAAGATTAATTCCGGATGTGCTGGAGCTACTACTAAATTTATTACAGCTCAACATAAGGGAATTTGTAACTTCTGCTGCATTTCACCTGTTCACTAGGGATTGAAGGGAATTATTTGAAAATGGCAGTTAGAAAAGTTTATAGGAGTCTCTAAGACAGAACCATGGAAAAGTGAGGGAACAGAGATAATACAGGGTTAGATTAATAGAAGTGTTTGccaatttcttcattttactaAATCATTGCAATAAAATTTATTGGCTGGCCGTTCTAGGGTGACAGTGAGGGATGATAATCCTGCAGAAGTCATCAGGAGGGCAGAAACTAGATAACaaacttgtttttctcctgctccacTACAGTACATTTACTCTGCCAAATGGAATATGTTGTTAAAGCCTCTGCAGTCAGCTGCAGCTACTTCTATCAACCAGAAAATAAACCCAGTTTCACACACATACTTGAGTCACTTCACTTTTGGGCAAAGTTCAAGATCCTTGCTAGCAGAAAGGGTTAGCACTTTTTAATTCAACTAACAAGTCCAAAAGCACAATTCCTCTGTGATAAATATGCAGGTTTTTTTACAggtatcaggaaaagaaaaatacaactaTTTTACAAGAAATTCGAGACACTGTTTCCTAGAATGGAGTTTTTCATTCACTCAAAACAAGCACTTATTCAGAAGAATCTGACCTTCAGCACACCACTACTTGACTGTGACTGCTCAAGACCCAGAATCACTGAAATGGCAGCAAGTTTCCTAGTTGGGAATGACTCAGCATGGACCTCACTCAAGGCAGCTGGCACAGGACACACCCCAGGGAATGAGCATCAGCTGTTGCTGTTTGATCCAGGATCACAGCACTGCTTCCTCCAGCCTGACAGGCACCCCAACAGCACAGTCCAATGCCTGACACCTGACAGACCCTTcacacaaaaaatccccaccaaaTCACTGCCTTGTTTCTATCTTTTAGGATTTGGATGAGTAACACATTGCCAAGGATGCAACAAAGATTTATCTTACCTTAGACACAGCAAACACCCTCTGATAACATCACAGTTATAATGCAGATCCCAGAACCGGCACAGGCATCAGGAGTCAAGAGATAACGCggcttcccttcccacacatCACTCACTGTCCAGCTTCTTTTCTCACACCTGGGAGGTAAGGAGGGAAAGCTGCTCTCCAtgtgagagagcagctggaatGCAGAGCTCCACCTGGGAACACACAATGAGCCAGTTGGGAGCTCTTGGGTTGGACACAGAGGGCAGGCCAGTGTGGGTGACATTGCAGGGGATGTCTGCTACAGGCAGTCCTGCCAGGATGAAGCTCTCAAGGCTTTTTCACACCTGTGAGGAGCCTGACACTTGACAGAAGTGACCGAGGAGCCAAGGAGCAGAGGTGCTCCCTGCTGGATCTCATCCTTATGGATAAGAAATAACTGGTCAGAGATGTGAAGGCTAGGGGGCAAATGTAGCTTCAGTCACCATGAGATAGTGAAGTCTGGCATCcaaagagggaggaaaacagcaaaaaagcaGCACCACAGCCCTGGACCTCAGGAGAGCAGTCTGGCCTTCTTCAGAGATCTGCCTGGAAGACTCCTGTGGCACATGGTGATGGAAAGAGGGCCAGGCAAGACTGTTGATTTTTCAAGTATTACCTCCTCCAAGATAAACAGCAGAACAAGCAGAGGTTAACCAAAGGAGCTCCTGACAAAACTCACCCATGAAAAGGAAACATgcaggagacagcagcagggagaactGACTGGGGAGAAACACAGaggtgctgtgtgtgtgcaggtatGGGAAAGAATAGGAAAAGGTTAGGTAAGAATAGGAAAGCTAAAGCCTACTCAAAGCTGCATCTGGTGAAGCACATGGAGGGCacaaagaaagatttttgtgGGTGCATGAGTGGGAATGGGCAGCTGGTCATAGAGGGCACAGCTAACGCCACCTTCACCTCAATCTTTACTGATAAGACCAGCCttccaaaacaaaattcaaattaaagaT from Corvus hawaiiensis isolate bCorHaw1 chromosome 2, bCorHaw1.pri.cur, whole genome shotgun sequence includes these protein-coding regions:
- the GPA33 gene encoding cell surface A33 antigen translates to MRGTARKGLGLFVFSAILVSAHALIVEAPDKQIQVARGSNVTLRCNFKTNTVTDRGDLVVWKKINSKEDAVTRYFDGLVQYGESYEHRIQFSGNVDSGDISITISTVTMEDNGTYACSVRLRNDPPRQSALLDLFVLVAPSKPECKILGTTQYGQTINLTCVSHEGSPEPKYTWKGFNVQNEPRVLPNAEGQQITLTNISADTSGFYICTSTNIVGTEFCNMTVSVVPPSMNIALYAGIIGGVVAAIVVIGIIAYCCCCRSGKDTDYEMTVQEDRSEPSRQTPTRHERHESTEEDVENV